The region TGtagattattttcttttggtCTCGAAtccttttgtttagttttgtctTAATTTTTTCCTCCTAatagaaatgtaagaaaaacatttcaccaCAACACcttcatatttttttacactCTGAGGCaactaaaaaaaactcaaatgcTTTTATAAGAATCTGTCATAAATtgcaacatttcatttttaatgaaCAAGATTTACCTCTGTCTTGAGAAATATCAGCTGCAGTTTTACATCTTTGTACGTGTGCTTCAGACTTTCGGTGTCGAGTGAAAAGTTGCTGATGACTCCATTAAATGGACCACATTTTCGTtcatttctgaaacattttgacatgttGAAGTCATTCAACAATGGTATCATATCATTACTTTCTTACTTTTAGTAAACTCTAACATTTGCAATGTGGATTTCAAAGGTTTACACTCTCACCAGAGTTGGAAAGTATTTTATATGATTATAAAGTTCTTACGGGAAAGTCTTCCTGAATTCCTCATCGATGCTGTCAGTCAGGAATGAAGTGAGTTTCATGTTGAGGTTTATTTCTTTTCCCTTTTTAGGTTTGTAGACTTCGCCATTTTTGAAAATACACTTTAATGTTCTGTGATAAGCACTACTTGTCTTTCCcttaaaaatgaaactgaattattttgaacacattcaactgaaaatatttataaactCAATGTTTACAGCCAAGTAACATACCCGAGGAAATAAGAAGTGATTCAAGGTTTTATCACATGAGTGTTTGGAATTTTTTACGCCCTCTTTCAGGCAAGATTCAAAAACTTGTGAAGCTTTTTCCATTGCTGTTTTGACTTGATAAAGATGAAGGGCTATGTTGCTGTTAAGCTCTTCACAtacatctttgttttttccagGCTGAAAAGACAAACAAGCACATTGTTAGTACATCCAGAAAAGCCTAATAACTGTCTGTGTTTGGAATACTTCATTTTGCCTCTGAGACCTGCTTAAATAatattagtaataataatagtagTAATTATAAAGAGCATTTGACTTAAGGGATTCTTTCAAGGACTTTAATGATACTGAACaaaaattttattaataaataataaaaatattaaatgacaGTATACAAAAAATGGCAATTAAAAGCACTAAAGATTTTAAAGTCAAAGTTGATTGGCTTTGAAAGTGTAGAGAAAATTAATGTCGCATCTCTGATGTTGGAGAGAGCACCAAAGTTGATAACGTCTACTCAACTGAAAGCTCCCAAGTCAAtggcagaaataaaagaaacaaagaaggtGGATCTCAGAGTCTGTGAAGAAGTGACGATGTGCAGAAAATCAGAGAAATGTGGAGTTGAGAAGTTATGGGGAGACTTGAAAGTTTGAAGATGATCCTTGAAATCAATGCACTATTTTGTAGTAAGCCAATGAAGTTGTTGGAGGACAACAGCAGTATGCTAAATGGAGGGAGTTCTGGTAATGAACCAGGCATTTGAGGTTTATTGCAGTCAAAGTCAATGAAGAAGCAAACAAGCAAGGACAGAACTGCAGTAGTCAATCTGAAATTAAACCCAAGGATTTACAAATATAGCTGTATTGCTAGTTGTAAGTAATGAGCGTCTTCGACTAATGCTACATAAATGAAAGTTTACATACCAAGCAATTTGATCTGTTTTTCAAAAGTTAAGAGACAATCAAAAATGACATGTAGGTCTTTAACTTTGGAGAGATAAgagatttaataacaaatttAATAACCAAGTGCTGCCCTATGTTTCTTTCTTGCTGTTTGATATTAATAAGTCAGCATAATGATTTACAGTAATTTCCAATAGACATGCAAAGggaggagaaggagggagaGTGGAATACAAATGGGTGTGTCATCAGCCTATGAATGAAGGTGGTAGGTTTCCTAAAAATGTAGCCAAGAAGTTGAAGATGGATAATAAACTCAAGGGTGGGTAAAAAATAGCCCTGGGAAACATCACCGATGAAGCtcatgatctgaaatgttttgacTGCACATACTTATTACAAACTGAGTGAACGTGAAGTGGCAATAACACCATCTTATTCCATATCATGAGAGATTGTATCAAAGGCAGaactcagaacaaagaagcccAGGTATGTTTAACAGACTAGAATCAGTAGATCATTTGTAATTTTAACCAGTTCTGTCTCTTTATTGCATAGCTAAAAGCAGGTTGAAACTGTTCAGATTACTGTCAGTAAGGTGAGAGTAGATCAATGTGCAGAAACACGTATTTtaagaatttttaaaaataaaactaaaatagatgCAGTAAGTCAGGAATTCAGCTAATGTTACAGCAAACACCATTTAGggcttacatttaaaatgtgttttatttcattaatttaattaattttctgtgaaaacatttttatataaaaagttCATATACAATCTTACTGCTTTTGTCAGCCTGGCTTCTTCAATCAAAGAGAGGATCCCCTGAGCTCTAGAAATGTAGTTTAAGGTCTCTGAGTGACAGTCATTGAGATTTTGCAAAAACTCCTGAAGCTTGGGgatttttgtgaaaacaaaacctTATTTACTTTACTCCAACAGTGCCAGGTAGCTGAGATGGTCATTGTCACCGACAAGGTATTCAGACAGATTTAACATACCAGTATTCTCTGGACTGTGAACTTTTCGTTTCAGAAACTCCTTGGAGCTCACTGTGAACACTTGGAAACATTCATCACTGAAGTGTTTCTACATAAAgcagattttttcttttagtttgtatgtttttttgtagTTGTGACAAGTGTTTCTATTAGTTGTTCTAACAACAATCAAAGCTCACCTTAATCTTGTGTAGCTTGTTGATTTCCTTGCCCACTGCTGCCTTTGCATCTGTGTTTCTTCAGAGGGTTAAGGCCTGAACATCAGCTGAGCTGAAAGAAAAGATATATTGATGCTTGAGAGTTGTTTTTGCTTGAGATCGCTGTTTTCTACAGAATCTTGATCCATTATACATTCTATTCACTCACAAGTAAAAAGTTTATAACTGTAGTAAAAATAATATTCCAAAACTAGCCTGAAATTAGAAAGAAATTTATGGAATTGTTGAACATATTATCAAATAAAGAGACTACCAGGTAGATGTGCGGCATATTTTTTCATGAAGTCCGATTTTAGAAGCAGTTACAGTAAAACATCTGCAAGTATTAGAGactaggatttttttttctctttattctttagGGCAAAGTAGTTTTAGGAACTTTTAGCTGGAAAGTTTATGTTGGTCaatggtattttttttaatcataccATTAgaaaagtctggactttgattccttccattaatttttttatttttaaaccgtGTCCTGTTCGGcggagtagcgctcagaattgtagtctgagtgccaagaaaaagcccaacacatttactttcacaagtggagctaTACCGCTTTACGCTTTAATGCTCTtccttataaaataaactttattagcaactgctttgggattattttggTTACCTCCTACCTACTTCAGTGTtatttacatttctgtattaattttCTGTAAGATATCCTTCCTTGTGTCTCTTTCTCTGCTGTCATTCTACTCATTACTCTTTTCTCTCTTAGTTCCCTCAGCTGTTGCTGATACTCACCTGATTACCCGCCCCTGCTTGCCCTGTCAGTCTCTCCCTGAATAAAAgctgtttggttttcatttcCTGGTCTCTGTTTGCCTGCCTGCTCCATGTCCATTGTTCTGCCTTATGGGCCGTGTTTTTTTGTTCCGTGTCTCCGTTGCTCTGACTGGTTCCTGTTCACAAGCTTTGTACGTTTTTCTCATATTCTTTATTAAATAACTTTATTTCTGCCCCCACTAttctctgcatttgggtccttctTTGACCACACGATGACATTTAGTGCCTCAGTTCACTTACTGATCAAGTGAATCTTCAATAACATCAGACTTTGTGCAGATGAAGTGAATATGTCTGCACTCGCCAGCGTTTCCAAGGAGACTACTGACACTTTTCAGGATCTCCCAGGATtctctgtctgctgctgctcgGTTGATTTCAGTCACAATCCACACGGTAGAACAGTTTCCAACAACCTGGAATAGCAATATAGATATAATGATGATTAATTATCCCTGTTTAAAAAGATATGTTGCGGTTTTTATCAAATAGGAATATATTACCCCTTTCCACATTGTATCTCTGCTCTTATTACGGTCTCCATTTCCAGGAAGGTCCACAAGAGTGACGTGCTGGAGAAAACTGTTATGTGGCACTTTGACAGTCACACACTTAACAAGTGGCCAATACCACCTCTTTATACCTTTATCTCCTCCCTGGTTTGAATCAGTTCTTGtgtatttaatcattttagCAGATAACTCTTTGGCCTGCAGAAAATGGGAAATacagtgtattttgttttaaattacaaGTCTTTGTTAtatattggattttatttaacaagGCCAAGTTTGGCATTATGTAAAGACAGAGATACATAACATTTGTCAAGACTATCTCTTTACACATATAGTAACAGCTCTCTGTGCCCTCAGTGTCCCTCTTTATAATGTGTGAAGGACTACCAaaatcagaaataaataaagaaatttcAGGCTCAGTTAAATAATGGTGAATGAGCAGAATTTAACTAAGATTTAATATCACTGcttatttaatttgtgttttagcTCAAACTTTCTTCTGTTAGTTTTTCAAcaaatttatattatttttcttgcaCCTTCTATATtttcatttcaatatttattcTGTAGGCTTTTACACCCACTTATTTCAACATCCccatttatttacatgttttgttgacattttcttttcatatttaCACCACTGGTGTTCTACTCTAAGAGGGTAAAAGGCATAAGTTGCTCACTAGTTCAGCTTCTTGCCTGTTGTCAATTGAGAAAAGGCAAGTTCATTTATACAGGACCATTAATACACAAGgtacaaagtgctttacaggaaaTCAAAGTaaagacattaaaataacaGATACCTTTAAGCTTTGAAAAGCATAGaatgaaacaaatgttaaaattctAGTTTAACATCAGCATGACAGGGTACTGGGATATACTTTGAATGCCTTTTAAGCTGGTGCACAGCAGGAAGAGCTGGACCAGACCTGAAATCctttttcagatcatcaatCCCCGATCTGTATGCATTCTTTGCACTTCATTAATTCAACCACCTCAAGGAGGTAAAGCCACAGACCCATAACAACCATAAGTTGTAAGGGTAAGACACCACTGCAGAACAAGTCTGTAGGTTCAAACAGTGCAGCACAACTTTATGATCATCTTTAGGATCTGAGAAAATCATTGTTTACCACAAATTTATAATGACTTGTTAAAGATAGAGACTAACAGTGGTGTATATGTTTGAAACATTGAATGCATTTGGACAAAATGTTTGGGCGGGATTGGATGTAGGGGAAATGCCCGACACACATTCTATGCTCACATATATGCAGCAGAGCTGTAAGCCATGCCTCTGATTATCAGTTTATCGTGTTTTTAGAAATCCCTTTATTTCCATCCACATGGAAAGATGATAACTTTGTGGTGCATTTATCCACCCTTTATAAAGTAATCTATCCTAAAGCAATTACATTTGTCAAATCACATTGTTGTCAGCAGACCAGCTCAACTTCTTGTTCATCAGTCCCTAAACAACACTTTTAGCCATTTTCAAAGGGTTTCACttgataaaatgataaaatataattaaaacgccatttcctttctttctttgtagcgtataaattatttaattaaacctCATATATTTCCAgttatttgtgattttagcaGTCCTGGTCTTCCATAATAATGCTTCAATGAAAGCAACATATACACTATTTCAATCTTACTGTTTCACATGACAGTATCTTTGTTGTAGATTGAAGAAATTCTGGTATTTCAATAAAGTATCTGGCATCCATGAGTTTTTCAGAGGATTTCTGTTTCCATTCTTCTCCGGAGAGTGCTGACAGCTTCTCAGCAACATCGTGATAATTATCATCATAATCGTTGTTTTGATCTGCAGTATCCGAATGAAACTGACTTATCGACCACAACTCATCTTTCCACtcctaaatataaaaaaagcttGATTAGTTTTAAGTAGTGTGAGAAACAGTGATTCTTCAGTTAATGTGAAATAACAATGAATATTTTCATAGTTATTTCACCTCTTTTGTGATAAATTCAACATGTGCCTCATACTTTGTGTTGCACGTGTTTgcctagttttatttataagcgCCATCATAGTTCTAAAAAAGGTTTAGCTTCAATCCTATATATCTACATACGGTGTGAATAGTGTGGCTAAAACACACAAGTATGGCACACAGTGCAGTAAATTACCTTTAACAGCTTTAGTTGCTTTCTAAAATATGCTCTTGGTCCCACTTTGGAAATCAAATTTTCAATGTCTTGATCCTCAAGGCAGTAAAGATTTTCCATGTTAATGCCTCCATCTGTAATGAAAAGCTGCAATGTCAACAATAAATTATAGACATGTAATTTTGAAGATGTTTCACTTAGAAAATAGTGCACAAGTGAATGAGCCTAAAAATATTAACGAGGAAAATTCCTAAAATGGTCCTTGCAGCATTTGATCTCAGAAATGTGTGATTGGAAATTGCACAAAAAATTTGTGTTTTCTCAACAGTgtgtgcgcattgttttgttttgttttctgctttaaaacggtcttctgtgatggtacccggagctttctcaccagagaagaactcatgaacatcagggctactacaccagaggagttatttcccacttttctgcctactgctctggaatttttggacattctggtcaaaggtgcgctcacctttgttcacgcggtgaaacgccggaagagagggaaacgggctggggtgctggtacgtcttcgccagcgtggactacgaacaccgttacctggaatatttctctctaacgtgctctcacttcccaacaaaattgaggaactacaactgcagttggggaaaaacagggacttttattcatcggcagttttgtgcttcacggagacgtggctgtgtggattaataccggactctgcgctgcagctggcaggattccagctctacagagcggacagagacacggaactctccggcaaagcgaaaggtggaggaatctgtttttacctcaacagtggttggtgcaacgacgtgacagtgattcagcagcactgttctccagacctggaagccttcatcataaactgtaagcctttctattccccccgtgagttcgcttcgttcatcctggtcagtgtttacatcccgccgcaagctaacgtgcaggtcgcacagcgcatgctcgccgaccagatactgagtgtggagcggaccaacccggactccttagtaattgtcgttggcgactttaacaaaggtaatctcacccacgaactccccaaatatagacagtttataaaatgtccgaccagagggcaacattctggatcactgttacaccaccatcagagacgcttatcacgccgtcccacgtgctgcacttggccaatccgaccacatcatggtccacctgattcctgcatacaggcagaaactaaagctctgcaaacctgttgtgaggacgacaaggaagtggagcagtgaggctgtggagaatctccaggcgtgtttaggctgtacagactgggatgtgttcaggactactaccaacagtctggacgagtacacagaggctgtgacttcctacatcagcttctgtgaggacagctgtgtaccatcatgcaccagggtgagttacaacaacgacaaaccctggttcacagctaaactcagaaggttaagactggataaggaagaggccttcaggcccccccccttttttgctgacaggacacctgtaacctgcaactctatgcgttacattaacgctcagcatggactcctgctttacttgcactgccatacttgcacaatgatcacttgcactgttgtattgctcttgcatcttatactgctctatacttactctcactcacttaaaactgttcacatatatttatattatattgtagatatgtttatactgtttaatttgtactgtattgcaccgactacgccaaaacaaattccttgtatgtccaaaaccgtacttggcaataaagcttttctgattctgattctgattctgatgataatgTGAGGCCCTAAGGCCACAATAATATTTGGACTGAATTCTGTAGAGTATTTAACAGCAGAGTACACAGAGGACTTTTACTAAGAGTGACCTTGTGGTATTGTTGCAATACATCTTTTAAAATACAGAGACCTATGTATTTTACACTGGAATTGTCTGTCCCCTTTGAAATAATATCACAATGGTAGTACAATGCAGTACTTCAAAGACAGTCCATACATTTACATTCTATTGATGATTCCCCAATTTTAAGTGTTGCACATTCTGCACCAAAAGCTTGTTGTACCAGATAAATGCACATGGCTGTATACAATTATTGGGAGATCTTTTTAAAGATGCATAACAGACCTTAAAAGAAATTAGTCTGTAGCCATAGTATAATCTTAAACTTATATcaagaaattttttttacataattacaGATTCTACAAGTATTGATACCCTTAAAATTTCAACTTAAAATTTGTAAGACAAGAGAGTctcgtctcgtcgtcttccgcttatccgggaccaggtcgcgggggcagcagactcagcagagatgcccagacgtccctctctccagacacctcctccagctcctccagggggagcccaaggtgttcccaggccagccgagagacatagtccctccagcgtgtcctgggccgtcccctgggcctcctcccggtgggacgtgcctggaacacctcccgaggaaggcgtccaggaggcatccagtatagatgcccgagccacctcaacttgctcctctcgatgtggtggagcagcggctctactccaagcccctcccggatggccgagctcctcaccctatctctaagggagtgcccggccaccctacggaggaagctcatttcagccgcttgtatccgggatcttgttctttcggtcatgacccaaagttcatggccataagtgagggtaggaacgtagaccaactggttttcggctcagctctctcttcaccacaatggaccggcacagtgcccccataactgtggcagccgcaccgatccatctgtcaatctcccgctccattcttccctcacttgtgaacaagaccccgagatacttaaactcctgcacttgaggcaggaactcgcctccaacctgaagaggacaggccacccttttccggtcgagtactaTGGCCCCGGATTTGgtggagctgatcctcatcccagctgcttcacactcggctgcaaaccgccacagcgcatgctgtaggtcttggctagagggggccagcaggaccacgtcatcggcaaaaagaagagacaaaatccactggtccccaaaccagaccccctccggcccttggctgcgtctagaaatcctgtccataaaagttatgaacagg is a window of Girardinichthys multiradiatus isolate DD_20200921_A chromosome Y, DD_fGirMul_XY1, whole genome shotgun sequence DNA encoding:
- the LOC124865045 gene encoding nuclear GTPase SLIP-GC-like, which gives rise to MEKASQVFESCLKEGVKNSKHSCDKTLNHFLFPRGKTSSAYHRTLKCIFKNGEVYKPKKGKEINLNMKLTSFLTDSIDEEFRKTFPNERKCGPFNGVISNFSLDTESLKHTYKDVKLQLIFLKTEEEKIKTKLNKRIRDQKKIIYSSLTQTIEETMQECYKMAAGYLGPGMLVCWRK